The genomic stretch GGTGCCGCTCCGGCCGGCGCGCTGTGCCACCATGGCCCCAAAGGGTGGACCCCCTGGGCACCTACCAGCCGCCCGATCGATACCGTGCGGCCGAGATCTGGGCGCATCGCAGGAGGCGTCTTCCACGTCAGGCCGGCGCTCGCGGCAGCTGGTGGCCTTGGCCGGGCGGCAAACCGTGCCGCGAGCGCGGCCAGACGTGTTCGTTCGTGGAACGGTGGAAGTAATGCCACGCGCCGCTCGGGCCTCCGGCGATGGTTGTCCCGGTGCCGCCGTGttgaggaggccggggaggagagggaggagggtgcacggcggcggcggcgccgtggaggACGAGGGAGAGCGGCCGATGCGCCGTCCACGGCCCACTACGGCCGCTGTCGCGGGGTTCGTTCTCCCTCCGGCCCAAGCTAACGCCACAGCACTGCAGGAATGTTATGGTTCTGGGCCAAAAAGTGGTTGTGGTGTGTGGCCGGAGGGAGAGACAGCCAAAAGCCCAAAAAAAGGCCgacaggccgccgccgccgccgcaggcgcggaggaggcggcgaccggcgatTATGGGGGTGCGGTgcgggagcggaggcggcgccgtgGAGGACGAGGATGATGACGAGCGGCCGAGGCGACGTCCGCCACCACTGCCGCGCTCACCGCTCAGGGATTAGAGGTAACCTCGACTTACTCCCCTGCCCCTGTCCCGCGTCGAGTGCGTCTGGAGCCAGTCGTTGGATGGAGCTGGGCTAGGAGAGACACTAAATCAATTGCTCAAAATCAGTCAGTTTGTTGTCATCCAGCTTCCAGGATATACAGATACAGCAGTACTCCCTTTGTTTCCCCCAGCTATCCGTCCTCTGTAGTCTGTACTTGGACGTTCATGCATCAAATGCAGTCCTTCTGATTAAGCAATGAGGGGCAGGCAGAACACAGAGAAAAAGAGGATGTAAGGAGAAACGTCGGTGAGTCTTAGACGTCAGCCAGGGTAGAAACGCCTTTGGAAAGTTTTGCTTCATCCACTACAAAGTTACGAGACAAGAGGGGCTGTTTCAAGCTGCCGACTTTTCCTAGTTCCCTGCCCCTGTACGGTACCGAATTCATGGGTGCTCCAATTGTCCACAGTTAGCATATAGAGCAGCCTCCATGAAAGGGTACAAGAGGTTTTCTGTTAGATTCTCATAGTTGATTGAAGTCGGATGTCCCTTCTTGAGCCGGCATTTTCCACATGTACAGGCCAAATCCTCCGGACACTTTGCTGCAGACCTCTGCTACTGAATAGTCTGCATCTTTCTGTTTCCTATAAGCCTTGGACCACACTATCCTCTTCTTAAGCTCGTATCTTACCTTGCAGTTTCAAAGGTAGATACCTTCATACATAGGATATTTCTGACCACCACTTCCTTGCGATTCTGTCGCAGTTAGATTCTTACAGCCGCTAAGCTAAATCTTTGCTTGTGATCCAAAGACCATGTATTTCTATAGTCTCTTATGTTTATTGGCGTACTGTCATATGTTGCATTTCCAGAGCAGCGAAGGGATGCTATAGATTGAGTCCTAATGGCAGAGATGGTCGGTTCTGCTATTGTCCATGAAGCAGTTAGCCAAATCTTGTGATCTGATGTCATTAATAGGCATAAGGAGAAAGAGAAATCAAAGGCCAACGAAAACTTGGAGAGGCTAGAGATGGCGCACATTAAGTTGGAGGCTGCTCTCGAAACATCTGAAAAGTGGCAGATCATCGATGCACCCTTGCTGCGCTGGCGTAAAAAACTGAAGCGTGCTGCTCAAGAGTGTGATGATGCTGCTCAAATGCAAACATAGAATCCTAGAAGAAGAACAGATAGAAAAAGAGGTGAGGAATTCAGCCTTTCCTAAACGGATAGCACATGCTACCAGCATATACAGATAAAGGAGTAGTCCCTTTCCCCATGGCAACCAGTCCTCTGTACTTTGATGCATCAAATGCAGTCCTTTTGACTAACAAATTCAAGTTAAGAAATGAGGGGCAGGAAACATAGAAAACGAATATGTAAGGAAAAATATCAGTGAGATTAGACATCAGCCAGGCTAGAACACCGTGGAACTTTTTTGCAGAGACTCGGATATTTTTGCTTCATCTACTATAAAGTTGTGTCCTGTTTTAAGTTgcctcgcttatctggcaaagGCCAAGATATTTCTGAGTTTCCTGCCCAGTACAGCTGCTGAATAAGATGTTTAATAAGTTGACATATTTTACGTCGTACTCCACCTGTACCATTTAGCATAGCAGCCGCCATTTGATTTTTCTTCACACAGCTTAAATGCACCCCCTTCAACTTGCCAGTTGCCATCACGTACTACATGTTGCAACTATATCCAAGCACGTAAAAATGCGGAGACTCTCACTGCTGATTGAAGTCAGATGTCCCTTCTTGAATCAACATTTTCCTCTTGCAGAGACCAAATCCTTTACATCCCTCAGACCCTCTGATAGTGCATTTCTGTTAGTGAATTGTCTGCCTCCTTTTGCTTCCTATAAATCTTGGTCCACACTATCCTCTTCTCTAAGTTCATATATTACCTTGCAGTTCAAAGGTAGATAGATACCTTCATACACAGGATAGCTGACCACCGCTTCCTTGCGATTCTATCGAAGGAAGATTCTTACAACCGGTAAGCTAAATATTTGCTTGTGATCCAAAGTCCATATATTTTTAGTCTCATGTATACTTACATACTGTTATATGTTGCAATTCCTGAGCAGGGAAGGAATGTTATAGATGCTTGAATCCTAATGGCGAATATGGTCAGTTCTGCTGTTGTCCATGAAGCAGTTAGCCAAATCTTATCTGACCTCATTAACAGGCATGAGGGGAAAGAGAAATCAAAGGCCAACGAAAACTTGGAGAGGCTAGAGATGGCGCACATTAAGTTGGAGGCTGCTCTCGAGACATCTGAAAAGTGGCAAATCACTGGTGCATCCTTGTTGCGCTGGCGTAAAAAGCTGAAGCGTGCTGCTCAAGAGTGTGACGACACGCTGCACAGATGCAAGAATAGGATCTTAGAAGAAGAACAGATCGAACAGGAGGTGAGGAATTCAGCCTTTCCTAAACGGATAGCACATGCTACCAGGTCACTCATCTCCTCTGCCTTTGGCCATGATAACCAGTTAAGAACATCTATTGTTAGAAGATTTGAGTGGTATGCAGATGGTGCTGGCGACTTCTTGAGGTTCATCGAGCTTGGTTGCACACCGCATTGTCACATGCCCTTCAACCCTTTCATCAAGAACTTTTTTGCAGGGAAGAAGCTGCAGCACAAAATCGACCAGGGAAATGGGAGCAGTTTTTTTATACTGTGGTTACCCTTCATTACTGCAGAGCATAGGGTAGAGGTTTCCCTAGTCTTCATCCAGAAAGATGGTAATGCACCAGAGAACAATTTTTACTTCAGCATCATGCTACAACTTTCTGAGAGTACGGACATAGTTGGGATTGCAATGAAGTGCTTGCAGCTGTTTACACCTCTTTTCAAGTCTAAAGTTGAAGTTATTAGGAACAAAATTATGAAACTGCCTGCACAAGACTTCTCATGGGTGCCGTTTGTTGACTCACGCCAGAAAGAACATTGGGACAATCTAGTTGGTTGTGTCTCTCAGTGGCTTCGTCCAGACCCATCATGCTGCAAGAAGATTGACCAGCATGAAGCTCACCATTGTAGCAACACAGACACGTCAGATGTTTCTCTAGAACCAGTTATTGAAGCGCATTTGGAGTGCCAAGTCTCACTGGATGGAGGCGAAATTTGTCTCCAAGATTCTGAATATCTGATAGCTGGACTCCTCTTTATGCCCCATGGTTCTTCAGAGAACCTGTCGCCTGGGGATAAAAGCTCTGCTATAGCAGTGAATCACAGTGAGGAGCAACATTGCATGCATAGAGACATTACCTTGACACAGCTGGAAGAGATCACACTTGCAAAGGCGGTAGAGTACTTTCGCCAAAACACAGACGCATTAGTCTACCAGATGCTTTGGAAGTCTAAACAGGGCACTGCATATATTCATGTTGTGAAGGGAAGCACGAAGATGCAGAGCACACGACGAATGATTCGGGGAGGAAAGATTGTGCAACAACAGGAGCGAGATCATGTGGTTCCTCAGTTCCTCAACTTATGGGTTGGACATGCACCCATCAGGCTGCAAGGCTCGATCGTGGACTGGATTCAGAAAGAGGGAAAAAATAAGCTAGCATTTTCACCGCTACGCCTGAAACTCTAGATCATTTAACATGGATCGATAACGGAGACAAGATTTAAAAGAAAACAGAAATTTTCCGGGTAGTAAGTAAATGTTGAAAGCTCTTCTTAACAGTGGACATGTCCTTCAAAACATCATTCTCAGTGCAAGAATATTGATAAAATCTCCATATAGGTCCCAAGACAGAGAGGAGAATATCTGCAGCATGAAGGTTATTGAGTTACATATGCAAACAGTTTTTTCTGTGTTGGTCTTAGCTAAAAAAATATGTTCTACTTTAGGAATCTATGTAAGTGCAGTGCAGTATGCCGCTTTTTTAGGTTTGAAATGTCCTTTTCATATGGTCTCAATTATACTCTTATTTGCATCTTATCATTTTGCTCATCATGTGCTGGGAATTGCATGCATGGCTTACTACATCAATGCATTTGTAAATTGTAAGCATATAGACCATATTTACTTTGTGTGCAAACATTGAGCATGTGGCTATGTACCACGGGCAAATTAAGTTGAAGAGAGATTATTATGAGATCTTATCCGAGTGCGTTTCACTGAATGTACATCCTTTCGTACTGGAGAGATGGTGGCTGATTGCACACTTTCTTTCTGTCAGTTTTTGAGATGCAGACAACGTGCAGCATCAGAGTGCCTCCCAAACTGCAGCCATTTTCCAGGGGCTAAAATCATGGACATAAATCGGCTGCTTCCactggtggaaaagtgagcattagtcccggttgaagaGACACAtaggtctcgaaaatccaactaggactaatATGTCAAGACTAAAGGCTTCCCCTCTTTAATACTGGCTATTTCACCCGAGACTAAAAAGGTTCAAAAAAAATGGGcccacccgcgcgccgcccacttcgcctggaagaaagggagaggaggagagaaataagaaagaagagaaagattGCCTGCGCgagataagggaggggagaTGATAAGGTGGAGAGAAAAGAGGGACTAAAGCCCCGGTTGGTGAGGcgaggcctttagtcccggttggtaattccaatcaGGACTAAACGCCTCACCAtcccactagccgttacaaccgggactaaagggtctcttTAGTttggttgatattaccaaccaggactaaaactCCCGTCATCGGTAGCCTTCAGTGGTGGCTGTTTGACACGGGACTAAAGgccatttagtcccggatccAAAAATGATCGGGACTAAAaacgttggatggaaggtctttTCTCTACTAGTATTCAAGCGACTAGTTTAGGTGCTCCCAAAATTTATATCCTTCATCTGACAAATATGATAGCTTTTCTGAGTTCCTTGTACACTGCTGTGTTAATTAAAGATGTTGACTTTCCTGTTCACCATTTGATTTTTCAGGCAAAGCAGTACAGGTTGCCGCATAATGGCAATATATATCTCATATTGCTATTAAGTCAAAATCATAATACTATGACAATCTGTGTAAAATCATATAGCTTATACTGGGTTCCTCCTATCCACTCCACGCATCCTTATCATAATATTCCTATTATTGACCTTTATGCTTCTTTTCGCTCTCAAAGTCTTGTACTTcactatcttcttcttccttatgTTCTAATCTTACCATTCAGTATGACCTGAAGCGCGTGTGCTCAGGAATGCATGCGATGACACAATACACATAAGCAGAAGAGAATCCTGGAAGAACAAACGGAAAGGAGATGACCATATCCTTTGTTCGAAGATTTTTTAGTTATTTATAATTATTGGTGCTATTGAGTTCCTCAGATTTAGAGAGAGCTTGGTGGCACACCACTTCGGTTACCTTACAAGTACCTATGTGTGGTGCAAGGTCCACACCATAAATTCAGCTCGCGTTGCGTTCCCTACAAGCGAACAAGCTATGTAAGGCCCATCTACAAGCGGACAAGCTATGTAAGAccagtctcagtgcacagtttcattaaTGCATTGTTACCGAGATTGAAAATTTGGTAACTGTGCATGTTGGATGTTACGGGAATGAaactcctctcttcctctcctaaTGATCTTGCCAAGTACGTCTATGCTTACAAACACACGCAGTTGCAACAAATTAAAAGAAACTGGCCGATCAGAAAGTGTTTATTTGCAAAGCAGTCAGGGCGTGTGTATCAGTTTTATTTACTGCACCCAGCAAGAACTCCCAAGGCAGCGAAAACGGTGTTGCCAGTTTGGTGACATGTCATTGTTACTACGTCCCCGTGGAAAATTAAAGCACCTGACAAAAGGGAATGTAATAGCACAACACTGCCATTAATCAACGATGGTGATCTTTGTTTAATTCTAGTATAGAGGACCTTGATGGACAAGCAACTGACGGGAGTTCTCTGCACTTGTTGTTGATGGGAGCAAACGACCATCTTCCGAGCAGCAGCAGGTCCACTCAAGTAACCAGCAGCAGCCTAAGATCAAAGAAACAATATATCGCGTACAGTTAGCTCTGCAAGTAACTTTGAACCAGCACACATAGTGTCTGTGCTGACGGGTGACGTTAGCCACCCTCCAACAGCATAGATACTTTCTATACTGGCCAGCACAGATCGAGCAAGTAACTTTGAACCAGCATACATAGTGTCTGTGCTGACGGGCGACGTTAGCCACCCTCCAACAGCATAGATACTTTCTGTACTGGCCAGCACAGATCGAGCACAACGATCAAGAACTAACTTTTTTCAAAGGATTGATAGGTATAACAGTCAATAGCTAGATCGAGCCACGCAGGTTTGGTTGATTGGCGCCAATGCCAGATAAGAACATCGTTAATTCTCTTGCTGCATGCAAGAATAATCCAGCAGGTTTGGTTGATTGGTGCCGATCGGTCTGGCCAACACGACGCGTCACGCGCGGCTAGGGTTTCGCGCTTTCGTCGTCGTTGCTAGTCGAGAACGCGAGATCCTTCTCATCTTACGGAACAAGCGTGGGCACTGGGCCGTCCAGCTTCGTGGGCTAACGTCGCGAAGAAGAAACAAAGATTTCGTCCGGATGGCTGGGCCGTTTCGACCCGAACACCACCAAAAAATTCAGGGACACGTCACCGGAACAGTTGTTTTTGCTACTCACATGCTCTTTTGTGATGTGCTTGGACCAAAGTGCAGCAGTAATAGCATAGCACATCTGCAAGACTGTAAGGAAATATCACAAGAGATCATGCATGTTGTGTTCCTCCAGGCTCCATGTCGCGTGCCTGCACAAGTCTGCCGCCGccataccccccccccccccccccccccccgcaccagaccgctgccgccgccgcccgcccgcgtcACACCCACCATCCACCCACGCGAGGCCGCTGCTGCCTCAACTAAGCCCCCCCTGCTGCTACTCCTGTTGTGGGAGAGAGccatggaggaagaggagataAGAGAGAATGAGAAGGTGAGGGGTTCCACCTAGCTCCACGTCGGCAGACATGTGGACATTTAATCTAAGTAACTGTGATTTGAACCTTACATGAACCAATTAGTAAGTTTAAGAGCTTCAAAGTAGAACGACATTAGCTGCCAAGTTTACTTACCGCCCATGCATTTTACTCGAAGTCGAGCCGAAGCTGTGGTCTGGGCCTCCAAAACCGCATGCAGAAGCTTCCTCTCCCCATCCCGGGGGCCAAAACCAGAGACAACATCTCTCCCTGTTCCAGATGCGCGCGCCTTCCTTCCTGCCCCCAGCCCGACACGCGTCTGCGTCTCCTCTCGCGCGCGTTCTGATCACCGCCCGCCGACCACACCATCAGTCCCACTATAAAAACGACCACACCGACCGCGCGTTCTCGGCGAGAGAACGGGATAAGACTAACCAAGCCCCGAGATCTCCATCCATCGTCATCTTCTTGGCAACTCCGACGACGAGCTGCTCGGCCGTCATCCCGGCCGCGATGTCGAGCGCGTTCGGCGGCTggtgatcggcggcggcggtggagatgaTCGGGCTGCGGGGGCGGGAGGCGATGCTCCAGGACCTCGGCTCCGCCTCttcgggcgccgccgcgcgcgcaggGCGAGCGAGACGACGTCCGGGccggggccccgccgccgccgcggcgtcacGCCGCCTCGGAGGatcggaggaggacggcgcgtCGACGGCTGCTGCGGGTCCATGTACAAGCGGCACGGGAACGAAGGACGCGGgggcgggcgacggcgacgctggTGCGGTTGCGGCCGGCGCGTCGCCGCCGGGTCGTCTGAGCGCCGAGATCGCTGTGGCCATCCTCGTTGACTGCTTCGGCTACTGCTGAGATCATCATcatggcatcctcctcctcatcacgcGGACCCAATCGGCAGTCTCCCCTTTTGACCTTAGCATATAGGAGTATACTACATGCATGTAGTATGTACTCCCCTTCGTGATACTGTTGACTTTTTCCATTCACTGTTCGTCttacaaatatttttcaaatagATAGACCTACGGGTTCAATCTATCTCAAGTACATTTGACAATTATgacataatgatacacattttactttagttaactagCTTGTTCAATAGTACATTTGACAATAGACAAAATGTTACATACATATTTTACTTAGTGGATTTGACAATAGACATAATGATGtacattttactttagttaactaactcgtttagttaactaactcgttcaatagtacatttgacaatagacatcataatgatacacattttGATATTGATGGTTATTAGAGTAAAAAGTTAACGGAGGAAGTACTCCATATTATAAAAGAGTGGATGAGAAGAGATATTATATTTCGCGAAATGCAAAACACTGAAATTTGaattgttacgtgtttggcttTTGTATCCGACACAACATGGGCTGCAATCAAAAAAGTAAGGAACGGgctttgccttttctttttccaaaaagaaaaatggtggAATTGATTCTGAGAAACAAGGAAAATCGCAAAGCAGGAGGTAATAGAAAACGATGCGAAATTTCATATGCTCAAATTGAGGGAAAAGTGTGAggttttttttcccttaaaaaACGAgggttaaaaaaaacaaaagaacaaagAATAAGCAACATGTTGGGCCAACCAAACAGCCCATGACAGCCCACAGCCAGCACTCATCGAGCCCAAGTAGGCCCATCCTGAAACCCCCGTTGGCGGCAACCTGCCAAGATATCCCCGAGAATTCGCGCTCCGTGCCCCCAAAATCTCCCCATTCCCTTCCCCTCTCCCCACCTCCCCCCCACCGCTCCCCGCGCCGAGAAGgggaacccgccgccgccgccgcgaagcAATCCATCCGCCCATGGCCTCCCCCGTCGGAGAACGCGGCCGCGCCGCTAGAGGAGCCCccaggccccgccgccgccgaaccacagcgaggtgggggggggggggggggaccccAAAACCCTAGAAGCGTGCGCTGGAGCTCTTCGACAGGGGGGTCCAAGGGCATCGAGGACGAGGACTTCGTCGACGCCGTCGACTGCCTCATCAGCGCGGCTCAAGATCAGGTTAGGGTTTTGTTTTCTCCCctgcccctccccccccccccctccgacCTAGTTGCCTGAAGCGAACCCGCGTGTTGGTGAGTTTTTGGAGTAATTGGTGGTTGGTGCGGTGCGTTTCTCTCTGGATCTGCTGGATTTGGCACGAGCGCTTGCGTAATTCGGGGATTCTGTTCACTAGGGTTTAAGGGGTTCTACAGTAAATTGCCTAGTAAGAGTGGTTTCGTTTCGTTTTGTTAGTGAGCGAGAAGGAGGAAGGTTGTCATTATCAGGGATTAGTGGAATTGGCTATCAAGCTGTGAGCGTTGTGTCTGtgtttgtttattttattttattttagatcATGAGCCCTGTGTTGGTTGGTAGTAATGCGTAAATTGTTTTCACAATCAATTAAAGCGCAAATAGTTAAGAAAACCGTGTTGTCTGTGTGAGAATATGCAAATGTTTCAAAGTTCAATCAACAGTGAACAAAGTCAACATTGAACAGATAGTATTGTTAACGTTGCTGATAAAAATCTCTGCAGCTCAGTTCTCGATTGTGTTGTTCTGACTTGTTTTACATTTCCTCTTCTGGTCTGATGTAAGTTTTGTTAAGAACCTTTTTAATGGTGCACTGACAAATTTCCTCCTCTGTTACCAACTAGGACTGCACATTATGGGGAGCTCGCTCCAGAGTGTGCCAGCACATATTTCAAATATGGATGTGCCCTGCTATACAAAGCTCAGGAGGAGACTGATCCTTTGGGCAATGTTCCCAAGAGTGAACCAAATGAAGAATCAGTGAAGAGTACAACTGCTAAAGCTGATAGTGAATGCTCAAAGGCCTCTGGTAGCAATGCGGAGGATGCTGTGTCTTCAGGGAAAGTTGGTGCTGAAGAAGGTATACTCTGACCTCATGTAGCAACATCCACTGAAACACACTATGATTCTGTTTATTTTGATAATTTATAACTAAACACTAAGTATGAAGTATTCTTTTCATCTGTTTACACCTGCTAATATTATGTGGAATTCCTCCCTTATCAATAATTTGCTCCTGTGTGTTTGCAAAGTACCCCAATAGTTGAGTGGTAGAACTAATGTCTTTAATTTCCTAAGCACCTCATTCTTCAAAGTGGTTTGTTTTTCTCAAACCACTTTTTCGCTATCAATAGTAAATGAGTTGCTAGATAATAGAAAATACTTTGAGTGCTCATATATA from Setaria italica strain Yugu1 chromosome II, Setaria_italica_v2.0, whole genome shotgun sequence encodes the following:
- the LOC101762225 gene encoding uncharacterized protein LOC101762225, with product MANMVSSAVVHEAVSQILSDLINRHEGKEKSKANENLERLEMAHIKLEAALETSEKWQITGASLLRWRKKLKRAAQECDDTLHRCKNRILEEEQIEQEVRNSAFPKRIAHATRSLISSAFGHDNQLRTSIVRRFEWYADGAGDFLRFIELGCTPHCHMPFNPFIKNFFAGKKLQHKIDQGNGSSFFILWLPFITAEHRVEVSLVFIQKDGNAPENNFYFSIMLQLSESTDIVGIAMKCLQLFTPLFKSKVEVIRNKIMKLPAQDFSWVPFVDSRQKEHWDNLVGCVSQWLRPDPSCCKKIDQHEAHHCSNTDTSDVSLEPVIEAHLECQVSLDGGEICLQDSEYLIAGLLFMPHGSSENLSPGDKSSAIAVNHSEEQHCMHRDITLTQLEEITLAKAVEYFRQNTDALVYQMLWKSKQGTAYIHVVKGSTKMQSTRRMIRGGKIVQQQERDHVVPQFLNLWVGHAPIRLQGSIVDWIQKEGKNKLAFSPLRLKL
- the LOC101767134 gene encoding predicted GPI-anchored protein 58, with product MATAISALRRPGGDAPAATAPASPSPAPASFVPVPLVHGPAAAVDAPSSSDPPRRRDAAAAAGPRPGRRLARPARAAAPEEAEPRSWSIASRPRSPIISTAAADHQPPNALDIAAGMTAEQLVVGVAKKMTMDGDLGAWLVLSRSLAENARSVWSFL